The Thermococcus sp. EP1 DNA segment CAACCCCCCGAGAGAACTCTCACAAGACTTACTTAAAAATTGCGGTGGGAAAAATGAACAAAAAAATACAGAGGGAACTAATGCTTGTGTGGGAAGAAGACAACCTTGCCTGTTTTTCCAGCACGCATGAGCTCAAAGGCTTCTTCAAACTTGTCTAGCCCGTTGTACTTATGGGTGATGATCGGATCTAAGTTAAGCTTTCCACTCTTTAGAAGATTTGAGACCGTATACCATGTTTGCCATAAGTGTCTTCCGGTTATTCCATGCACCTCTAAGGACTTGAAGATAACTAAGTTGTTTATATCAAAAGTTACTTCCCTAGGGAACAGTCCCAAAAGACTAACCCTTCCTGCTGGAGTCACCGCTTGCAAACCCTGCTCAAGGGCCTTAGGAGCACCACTAAATTCAAGGAAAACATCCACACCATTGCCATCAGTCAAATCCTTTACTTCCTTAACTACATCTTCTTCCATTGGATTTATGACAACATCAGCCCCAACTTTTTTTGCAAGATCTCTTCTAAAATCACTCGGTTCGCTTACAATAACAAGAGAAGCACCGCTTGCCTTAGCAACAGTGATACCTAGAAGACCCAATGGACCCGCCCCAGTGATAAGAACAGTTTTACTTGCAATAGGGCCCGCTAAAACTGTGTCAACTGCATTTCCAAGAGGTTCTTGAAGAGTTGCATATTCCGGAGGAATCCCCTTGGGATTTTTCCACGCATTTTGAGCAGGTACTATTGCATATTCAGCGAAAACACCATCACTATCCACACCAAATATCTTTGTGTTCTGACACACATGATAGTTGCCAGTTTTACACTGGTAGCATTCCCCGCAAACTA contains these protein-coding regions:
- the tdh gene encoding L-threonine 3-dehydrogenase, which codes for MNEKMIAIMKSKPAYGAELVEVDVPKPKEGEVLIKVLATSICGTDLHIYEWNEWAQSRIKPPQIMGHEVAGEVVEVGPGVDNIQIGDYISAETHIVCGECYQCKTGNYHVCQNTKIFGVDSDGVFAEYAIVPAQNAWKNPKGIPPEYATLQEPLGNAVDTVLAGPIASKTVLITGAGPLGLLGITVAKASGASLVIVSEPSDFRRDLAKKVGADVVINPMEEDVVKEVKDLTDGNGVDVFLEFSGAPKALEQGLQAVTPAGRVSLLGLFPREVTFDINNLVIFKSLEVHGITGRHLWQTWYTVSNLLKSGKLNLDPIITHKYNGLDKFEEAFELMRAGKTGKVVFFPHKH